Sequence from the Fusobacterium periodonticum ATCC 33693 genome:
AATATTATTTGCATTTCTTCTCTTAATTTCTTCATTTCAGCTTTAGAATAGTCTCTTATATTTTTTCCTTCAAATATAATTTCACCATCAGTTGCTTCTAAAAGTCTTAAAATAGTTCTACCTGTTGTAGATTTTCCACAACCAGATTCTCCAACAACTCCTAAAGTCTTACCTTCTTCAATAGCAAAATTTACATTGTCTACTGCATGTAATTGTCCTTTTGGAGTCTGAAAATATTTCTTTAAATTTTTAACTTCTAATAATACTTTACTCATTTTCTTCCTCCCAATTTTCCTTGAATTTTACTAAACCTTCTGCTATCAGACATTGTACTTTGTGTCCTTTTGAAATTTCACTAACAATAGGAGCTCTTTGAGAACATAGTTCTGTAGCATGTGGACATCTAGGATTAAACTTACATCCTGTTGGTAAGTTTGTTGGATCAGGCATAAGCCCTTTTATAGGTACTAGTCTTGTTTTTTCTTCATCCAAACTTGGAATAGATCCAAATAGTCCTAAAGTATATGGATGTTTTGGATTTTCAAAAACATCTTCAAGACTTCCATACTCAACAATTTCTCCAGCATACATAATTGCCACTTTATCACAAACTTGAGCAACTACTCCTAAGTCATGTGTTATAAGTAACATTGATGTTCTAAACTTATTTTTTAAATCTGTCATTAAATCCAAAACTTGAGCTTGAATTGTAACATCAAGAGCTGTTGTTGGTTCATCAGCTATCAAAAGTTTTGGGTTACAAGCAAGTGCTATAGCTATAACAACTCTTTGTTTCATTCCTCCAGAAAATTGATGTGGGAAATCATTTTTTCTGGCTCCAGGAATTCCAACTAGTTCAAGCATTTCAGCTGCTTTATTCATTGCTTCTTCCTTAGAGATATGTTCATGTATTTCAATAACTTCAGCTATTTGTTCTCCAACTGTCATAACTGGGTTTAATGATGTCATTGGATCTTGGAATATCATTGAAATATCATTACCTCTAATTTTTCTTATTTCTTCTTCAGGTATTTCTAATATACTTTTATCATTGAATTTTATAGAACCACTTTTAATTTTTCCAGTAGGTCCTGTAATCAGTCTCATTATTCCTAGAGCAGTTGTAGTCTTCCCAGCTCCAGTTTCTCCAACAAGTCCTAGAGTTTCCCCTTCTGCTATGTCAACACTTATACTATTAACTGCATGGACTGTTTCGTCATCTTTTACATATTGTATCACTAAATCTCTAATTTCTAAAAGATTTCTGTTTTCCATCGTTTCGCCTCCTAATAATTATTGTTTTAATCTAGGGTCAAGAGCATCTCTTAATCCATCACCTAATAAGTTAAGTGATAAAATTGTTATCATTATTGCTACACCTGGGAAAGTAGTTACCCACCAAGCATATCTTAAATATTGTCTTCCTCCTGATAACATTGAACCCCATTCTGGTGCTGGAGGTTGTATACCTAATCCGATGAAACTTAATCCTGCTGTTGATAAAATTGCCCCTGCAACTCCTAAAGTACCTTGTACAATTACTGGAGCTAAAGAGTTAGGAATTATATGTTTTAATATAATTCTTGTATTACTTGCTCCTATTGCCTTAGCAGCTTCTATAAACTCTTGATCTCTTATAGAAAGTACAGAAGCTCTAACTATACGAGCAAAGTTTGGTACATAAGAAACACTGATTGAAATCATTAGGTTCAACATACTAGGTCCTAATGCAGAAACTATAGCTATAGCTAGTAAGATACTTGGGACCGCTAAGAAAATATCAACAACTCTCATTATAACATTATCTATAACTCCACCAAAGTAACCTGATATAGCTCCTAAAATTCCACCTACAACAACAGATATAGATATTGCTAAAATACCAACTTTTAATGATACTCTAGCTCCATGTATAAGTCTTGCGAATATATCTCTTCCAAACTCATCTGTACCTAACCAATGTTTTCCATTAGGTGGCATAAGTCTTTCTGCAAGATTTTGTTTTATTACAACAGTGTCATAATCTGCAATCACATCTGCAAATAGAGCTAATAAAACTAAGACTACAAGGATAACTAATCCTAACATAGCCATTTTATTTTTTTTCAACA
This genomic interval carries:
- a CDS encoding ABC transporter ATP-binding protein, with amino-acid sequence MENRNLLEIRDLVIQYVKDDETVHAVNSISVDIAEGETLGLVGETGAGKTTTALGIMRLITGPTGKIKSGSIKFNDKSILEIPEEEIRKIRGNDISMIFQDPMTSLNPVMTVGEQIAEVIEIHEHISKEEAMNKAAEMLELVGIPGARKNDFPHQFSGGMKQRVVIAIALACNPKLLIADEPTTALDVTIQAQVLDLMTDLKNKFRTSMLLITHDLGVVAQVCDKVAIMYAGEIVEYGSLEDVFENPKHPYTLGLFGSIPSLDEEKTRLVPIKGLMPDPTNLPTGCKFNPRCPHATELCSQRAPIVSEISKGHKVQCLIAEGLVKFKENWEEENE
- the nikC gene encoding nickel transporter permease, which encodes MEKSKNKKQSQWAEVFRMLKKNKMAMLGLVILVVLVLLALFADVIADYDTVVIKQNLAERLMPPNGKHWLGTDEFGRDIFARLIHGARVSLKVGILAISISVVVGGILGAISGYFGGVIDNVIMRVVDIFLAVPSILLAIAIVSALGPSMLNLMISISVSYVPNFARIVRASVLSIRDQEFIEAAKAIGASNTRIILKHIIPNSLAPVIVQGTLGVAGAILSTAGLSFIGLGIQPPAPEWGSMLSGGRQYLRYAWWVTTFPGVAIMITILSLNLLGDGLRDALDPRLKQ